One stretch of Variovorax sp. TBS-050B DNA includes these proteins:
- a CDS encoding LysR family transcriptional regulator: MSQRLQGIEEFVAAVEAGSFARAAERLHVTRSAVAKSIARLEARLDTRLFLRTTRSQSLTAEGHGYYERCRRALAELDAAEALADAARSTAAGLVRLSMPAMLGRLKVGPLLLALARRHPQLVLELSFNDRRVDLAEDGIDLAIRSGELPDTAELVARPLGAQWMVLCAAPAYLAERGRPSGIADLTGPLHEAVVYARDGQVSSWRFHDAEGRLVEATPPSRLRCDSAEVLLEAAIGGMGLARLPAWLAADALAAGTLERVFEEPRPFGFELHVIRPAGRYLPHKTRVVIDWLAEHLPPLLAAR; this comes from the coding sequence ATGAGCCAGCGCCTGCAGGGTATCGAGGAATTCGTCGCCGCGGTCGAGGCCGGCAGCTTCGCGCGGGCGGCCGAGCGGCTGCACGTCACGCGCTCGGCGGTCGCCAAGAGCATTGCGCGGCTGGAGGCGCGGCTCGACACGCGGCTGTTCCTGCGGACCACGCGCAGCCAGAGCCTCACGGCCGAAGGCCACGGCTACTACGAGCGCTGCCGGCGCGCGCTCGCGGAGCTCGATGCGGCCGAGGCGCTGGCCGATGCGGCGCGCAGCACCGCGGCCGGGCTGGTGCGCCTGAGCATGCCGGCGATGCTCGGGCGGCTGAAGGTGGGGCCGCTGCTGCTCGCGCTCGCGCGCCGGCATCCGCAGCTGGTGCTCGAACTCTCGTTCAACGACCGGCGCGTGGACCTGGCCGAGGACGGCATCGATCTCGCGATCCGCAGCGGCGAGCTGCCCGACACCGCCGAACTGGTCGCGCGGCCGCTGGGCGCGCAGTGGATGGTGCTGTGCGCCGCACCCGCCTACCTGGCCGAGCGCGGGCGGCCGTCGGGCATTGCCGACCTGACCGGCCCCCTGCACGAGGCGGTGGTCTATGCGCGCGACGGGCAGGTCTCGTCCTGGCGCTTCCACGATGCCGAGGGCCGGCTGGTCGAGGCGACGCCGCCTTCGCGCCTGCGCTGCGACAGCGCCGAGGTGCTGCTCGAAGCCGCCATCGGCGGCATGGGCCTGGCGCGCCTGCCGGCCTGGCTCGCGGCCGATGCACTGGCGGCGGGCACGCTGGAACGCGTCTTCGAGGAGCCGCGGCCCTTCGGCTTCGAACTGCACGTGATCCGCCCGGCGGGCCGCTACCTGCCGCACAAGACGCGCGTGGTGATCGACTGGCTGGCGGAGCATCTGCCGCCGCTGCTCGCGGCGCGCTGA
- a CDS encoding NAD(P)-dependent alcohol dehydrogenase has translation MQTRQTLRRWQLASFGRDQLEQVASEPLPTPGPGQLLVQVGAVSLNYRDLLMVRDGMGMSFPLPFTPGSDMAGTVLAAGPGVHRFAEGDRVINTFWGGWIDGPWHAGAVLAGGPGPGMLASHVLIDQEWAVAAPATLDFAQASTLPCAGLTAWFALAETGALRPGQTVLIHGTGGVALFGLQLARLHGARAIVVTGSADKRAEALALGATEVLMRDSDWPAEVRRLTQGRGADHVLELASGPHLDRSLQAAAQGGRVSIIGMLGGETLSASFYAMVLGRITVQGIGVGHRRALEDLVRAVEVNALEPVIAARYDFDALPEALDHLARGAFGKVVVVL, from the coding sequence ATGCAAACCCGACAAACGCTCCGGCGCTGGCAACTCGCTTCCTTCGGCCGCGACCAGCTCGAACAAGTGGCGTCAGAGCCGCTCCCCACGCCCGGCCCGGGCCAGCTCCTCGTGCAGGTGGGCGCGGTGTCGCTCAACTACCGCGACCTGCTGATGGTGCGCGACGGCATGGGCATGTCCTTCCCGCTGCCCTTCACGCCCGGCTCCGACATGGCCGGCACCGTGCTGGCCGCCGGCCCCGGCGTGCACCGCTTCGCCGAGGGCGACCGCGTGATCAACACCTTCTGGGGCGGCTGGATCGACGGGCCCTGGCATGCCGGCGCGGTGCTCGCCGGCGGTCCCGGGCCGGGCATGCTGGCCTCGCACGTGCTGATCGACCAGGAATGGGCCGTGGCCGCGCCCGCCACGCTCGACTTCGCCCAGGCGAGCACGCTGCCCTGCGCCGGCCTCACCGCCTGGTTCGCGCTGGCCGAGACCGGCGCGCTGCGCCCCGGCCAGACCGTGCTGATCCACGGCACCGGCGGCGTCGCGCTGTTCGGCCTGCAGCTCGCGCGGCTGCATGGCGCGCGCGCGATCGTGGTCACCGGCAGCGCGGACAAGCGCGCCGAGGCGCTCGCGCTCGGCGCCACCGAGGTGCTGATGCGCGACAGCGACTGGCCCGCCGAGGTGCGCCGGCTCACGCAGGGCCGCGGCGCGGACCATGTGCTCGAACTCGCCAGCGGCCCCCACCTCGACCGCTCGCTGCAGGCGGCGGCACAGGGCGGCCGCGTCTCGATCATCGGCATGCTCGGCGGCGAGACCCTCAGCGCTTCGTTCTACGCGATGGTGCTCGGCCGCATCACGGTGCAGGGCATCGGCGTGGGCCACCGGCGCGCGCTCGAGGACCTGGTGCGCGCGGTCGAGGTCAATGCGCTCGAACCGGTGATCGCGGCGCGCTACGACTTCGATGCGCTGCCGGAGGCGCTCGACCATCTGGCGCGGGGGGCGTTCGGCAAGGTGGTGGTCGTGCTCTGA
- the aqpZ gene encoding aquaporin Z, which produces MEHSTYKKWAAEFMGTFWLTFGGCGSAVLAAGFPELGIGFLGVSLAFGLTVVTGAYALGPISGGHFNPAVSIGLAAAGRFKASQLAGYVVAQVLGAIAAAGVLYLIATGKPAAEIGGFATNGFGEHSPGKYGMTAALVCEVVLTAVFLIVILGATAKRAAGGFAGLAIGLCLTLIHLISIPVTNTSVNPARSTGPALFGPSYAVSELWLFWVAPIAGAVIGALIYRALLASSDD; this is translated from the coding sequence ATGGAACACAGCACTTACAAAAAGTGGGCCGCGGAGTTCATGGGTACTTTCTGGCTCACCTTCGGCGGCTGCGGCAGCGCGGTGCTGGCGGCGGGCTTTCCCGAACTCGGCATCGGCTTTCTCGGCGTCTCGCTGGCCTTCGGGCTGACGGTGGTGACCGGGGCCTATGCGCTGGGCCCGATCTCCGGCGGCCACTTCAATCCGGCGGTGTCGATCGGCCTGGCGGCCGCGGGTCGCTTCAAGGCGTCCCAGCTCGCGGGCTATGTCGTCGCGCAAGTGCTCGGCGCCATCGCGGCCGCGGGCGTGCTCTACCTCATCGCCACCGGCAAGCCCGCCGCGGAGATCGGCGGCTTCGCGACCAACGGCTTCGGCGAGCACTCGCCCGGCAAGTACGGCATGACCGCGGCGCTGGTCTGCGAGGTGGTGCTGACCGCGGTGTTCCTGATCGTGATCCTCGGCGCCACCGCCAAGCGCGCGGCCGGCGGCTTCGCAGGGCTCGCGATCGGCCTGTGCCTCACGCTGATCCATCTGATCTCGATCCCGGTGACCAACACCTCGGTCAATCCGGCGCGCAGCACCGGGCCGGCGCTGTTCGGACCCTCGTACGCGGTGTCGGAGCTGTGGCTGTTCTGGGTCGCGCCGATCGCGGGCGCCGTGATCGGCGCGCTGATCTACCGCGCGCTGCTCGCGAGCAGCGACGACTGA
- a CDS encoding response regulator transcription factor produces MRVLLVEDDETIGRSLKQALDGAGWSADWVRDGELAQSALADGGYTCVLLDLGLPRQDGTEVLRRARERGDATPVVVLTARGGLEDRIHSLDIGADDYLRKPFEFRELLARMRAVVRRRDGAAHSLIGGAVLQLDLTTREVVVQGVREALTAREFALLHALLERPGAVLSREQLENRIYGWGEEVTSNAIDVLIHGMRRKLGAGAIRNVRGLGWRVPQ; encoded by the coding sequence ATGCGTGTGCTGCTGGTGGAAGACGACGAGACGATCGGGCGCAGCCTGAAGCAGGCGCTCGACGGCGCGGGCTGGTCGGCCGACTGGGTGCGCGACGGCGAGCTCGCGCAGAGCGCGCTGGCCGACGGCGGCTACACCTGCGTGCTGCTCGACCTGGGCCTGCCGCGCCAGGACGGCACCGAGGTGCTGCGGCGCGCGCGCGAACGCGGCGACGCCACGCCGGTCGTGGTGCTCACCGCGCGCGGCGGGCTGGAAGACCGCATCCACAGCCTCGACATCGGCGCCGACGACTACCTGCGCAAGCCCTTCGAATTCCGCGAGCTCCTGGCGCGCATGCGCGCCGTGGTGCGCCGGCGCGACGGCGCCGCGCACTCGCTGATCGGCGGCGCCGTGCTGCAGCTCGACCTGACCACGCGCGAGGTCGTGGTGCAGGGCGTGCGCGAGGCGCTGACGGCGCGCGAGTTCGCACTGCTGCATGCGCTGCTCGAGCGGCCCGGCGCCGTCCTCTCGCGCGAGCAGCTCGAGAACCGCATCTACGGCTGGGGCGAGGAAGTGACGAGCAACGCCATCGACGTGCTGATCCACGGCATGCGCCGCAAGCTCGGCGCCGGGGCCATCCGCAACGTGCGCGGGCTCGGCTGGCGCGTGCCGCAGTGA
- a CDS encoding pseudouridine synthase gives MTDATAPIRLNKRMAELGLCSRREADDWIANGWVKVNGRPAEMGVKVTPADRIEIDKAAKGQQASQVTILINKPIGYVSGQAEDGHEPAVTLFTPQNRWAEDNARFFFNASQLRGLAPCGRLDIDSTGLLVMTQDGRIARQLIGEDSVMEKEYLVRVAYHGLGQPAPTGQLVRLDDEDPVTTNVQAVFPRAMLAKLRHGLSLDGQALKPARVEWQNPEQLRFVLTEGKKRQIRRMCELVGLKVVGLKRVRIGKVMLGNLPVGQWRYLAPHERF, from the coding sequence ATGACCGACGCCACCGCACCGATCCGCCTCAACAAACGCATGGCCGAGCTCGGCCTCTGCTCGCGCCGCGAGGCCGACGACTGGATCGCCAACGGCTGGGTGAAGGTGAACGGCCGGCCGGCCGAGATGGGCGTCAAGGTCACGCCCGCCGACCGCATCGAGATCGACAAGGCGGCCAAGGGCCAGCAGGCGAGCCAGGTCACCATCCTCATCAACAAGCCCATCGGCTACGTCAGCGGACAGGCCGAGGACGGCCACGAACCGGCGGTCACGCTGTTCACGCCGCAGAACCGCTGGGCCGAGGACAACGCGCGCTTCTTCTTCAACGCGAGCCAGCTGCGCGGCCTCGCGCCCTGCGGCCGGCTCGACATCGACTCCACCGGCCTGCTCGTGATGACGCAGGACGGCCGCATCGCGCGCCAGCTCATCGGCGAGGACTCGGTGATGGAGAAGGAATACCTCGTGCGCGTGGCCTACCACGGCCTCGGCCAGCCGGCGCCCACCGGGCAGCTCGTGCGCCTGGACGACGAGGACCCGGTCACCACCAACGTGCAGGCGGTGTTCCCGCGCGCCATGCTCGCGAAGCTGCGCCACGGCCTCAGCCTCGACGGCCAGGCGCTCAAGCCCGCGCGCGTCGAATGGCAGAACCCGGAGCAGCTGCGCTTCGTGCTCACCGAAGGCAAGAAGCGCCAGATCCGCCGCATGTGCGAGCTCGTCGGCCTCAAGGTGGTGGGCCTGAAGCGCGTGCGCATCGGCAAGGTGATGCTCGGCAACCTGCCGGTGGGGCAGTGGCGCTACCTGGCGCCGCACGAGCGCTTCTGA
- a CDS encoding glycosyltransferase gives MTQILILSVSAGNGHVRAAQALEAAIAATPPHTAVHIDAMAHVNGGFRKVYTDWYIQLVNRAPELWSYLHQRTDATPHHAPSQRLRRGIERLSTGALVRELRRAKPAAVICTHFLPAELLMRERNRGRIDCPVWLQITDYDLHNMWLVPGMTGYLAATEEVAFRLRARGIPAERIHVTGIPVMPAFSEPDAPALARDACAAALGLDPARPVLLMVSGGAGVGDLPSMVERVLGPGGDSGFQVIAVAGRNADAHARLQALAARHPGRVVAIGFTSEMHRLMAAADLVVTKPGGLTVSECLALGKPMLLISPIPGQEEHNAGFLMEEGAAWLAYDAIGLDYKVARLMADPAKLASMAARSRALGKPRAAAAVLRHVLGQAG, from the coding sequence ATGACCCAAATCCTGATCCTCAGTGTGAGTGCCGGCAACGGCCACGTGCGCGCCGCGCAAGCCCTCGAAGCCGCCATCGCCGCGACCCCGCCGCACACCGCGGTGCACATCGACGCCATGGCCCATGTGAACGGCGGCTTCCGCAAGGTCTACACCGACTGGTACATCCAGCTCGTGAACCGCGCGCCCGAGCTCTGGTCGTACCTGCACCAGCGCACCGACGCCACGCCGCACCATGCGCCCTCGCAGCGGCTGCGCCGCGGCATCGAGCGCCTCTCCACCGGCGCCCTGGTGCGCGAGCTGCGCCGCGCCAAGCCCGCCGCGGTGATCTGCACCCACTTCCTGCCGGCCGAGCTTCTGATGCGCGAGCGCAACCGCGGCCGCATCGACTGCCCGGTGTGGCTGCAGATCACCGACTACGACCTGCACAACATGTGGCTGGTGCCGGGCATGACGGGCTATCTCGCGGCCACCGAGGAAGTGGCCTTCCGGCTGCGCGCGCGCGGCATTCCGGCCGAGCGCATCCACGTGACCGGCATTCCGGTGATGCCGGCCTTCTCGGAACCCGATGCGCCCGCGCTCGCGCGCGATGCCTGCGCCGCGGCGCTCGGGCTCGATCCGGCGCGGCCGGTGCTGCTGATGGTCTCGGGCGGTGCCGGCGTGGGCGACCTGCCGAGCATGGTCGAGCGCGTGCTCGGCCCTGGCGGCGACAGCGGCTTCCAGGTGATCGCCGTCGCGGGCCGCAATGCCGACGCGCACGCCCGGCTGCAGGCGCTGGCGGCGCGCCATCCCGGCCGCGTGGTCGCGATCGGCTTCACGAGCGAGATGCACAGGCTCATGGCCGCCGCCGACCTGGTGGTGACCAAGCCGGGCGGCCTCACGGTGTCGGAGTGCCTCGCGCTCGGCAAGCCGATGCTGCTGATCTCGCCCATTCCGGGGCAGGAGGAGCACAACGCCGGCTTCCTGATGGAGGAAGGCGCGGCCTGGCTCGCCTACGACGCGATCGGCCTCGACTACAAGGTCGCGCGCCTGATGGCCGATCCGGCCAAGCTCGCGTCGATGGCGGCGCGCAGCCGCGCGCTCGGCAAGCCCCGGGCCGCGGCCGCGGTGCTGCGCCACGTGCTGGGGCAGGCCGGATGA
- a CDS encoding tyrosine-protein phosphatase, with product MRMPKRKHRRQQEAAARAVPRPGHWADPLDVLGVENLHRITPTLYRSAQPRIGNVAALRSLGIRTIVSLRSFNDDRAVFAGHDMRLVRVPINTWAIDDAKVLRALAAIREAEKHGPVLIHCMHGADRTGVVAAAYRMAVQDWDKESARLEMLRGGYGYHTVWRNIPRYLDRFDPEKMRHALAQAPAIPQVS from the coding sequence ATGAGGATGCCCAAGCGCAAGCACCGCCGGCAGCAGGAAGCCGCCGCGCGCGCCGTGCCGCGCCCCGGCCACTGGGCCGATCCGCTCGACGTGCTCGGCGTCGAGAACCTGCACCGCATCACGCCCACGCTGTACCGCAGTGCGCAGCCGCGCATCGGCAACGTGGCGGCGCTCCGGTCGCTCGGCATCCGCACCATCGTGAGCCTGCGTTCCTTCAACGACGACCGCGCAGTGTTCGCGGGCCACGACATGCGGCTGGTGCGCGTGCCGATCAACACCTGGGCCATCGACGACGCGAAGGTGCTGCGCGCGCTGGCGGCGATCCGCGAAGCCGAGAAGCACGGGCCGGTGCTGATCCACTGCATGCACGGCGCCGACCGCACCGGCGTGGTCGCGGCCGCCTACCGCATGGCGGTGCAGGACTGGGACAAGGAGAGCGCGCGCCTGGAGATGCTGCGCGGCGGCTACGGCTACCACACGGTCTGGCGCAACATCCCGCGCTACCTCGATCGCTTCGACCCCGAGAAGATGCGCCATGCGCTCGCGCAGGCGCCGGCGATTCCCCAAGTGTCCTGA
- a CDS encoding zinc-binding dehydrogenase: MALQLRSLIRASGELELSLHDVPMPEPQPHEVVIRVEAAPMNPSDLGLLFGAADIGTVKASGTPERPVVTATVPERAMPAMAARLDQSMPVGNEGAGVVVQAGASPAAQALLGKTVAAIGGAMYSQYRAVAAAQCLELPAGTTPAEGASCFVNPLTSLGMVETMRREGHEALVHTAAASNLGQMLNRICQKDGIALVNIVRKPEQEALLRGLGAKYVCSTASPTFLDDLTDALAETGATLAFDATGGGKLAGQILGCMEAALNRNAKEYSRYGSTTHKQVYIYGGLDRGPTEFVRNFGMAWGMGGWLLFPFLQKIGDEGVQRLRARVVAELKTTFASHYTREVSFHEALQPDAIAVYGRQATGEKFLLNPNKG, translated from the coding sequence ATGGCACTGCAACTGCGCTCCCTGATCCGCGCGAGCGGCGAACTCGAACTCTCGCTGCACGACGTGCCGATGCCCGAACCGCAGCCCCACGAGGTGGTGATCCGCGTCGAGGCCGCGCCGATGAATCCCTCGGACCTGGGCCTGCTGTTCGGCGCCGCCGACATCGGCACCGTCAAGGCGTCGGGCACGCCCGAGCGCCCGGTCGTCACCGCCACCGTGCCCGAGCGCGCCATGCCCGCCATGGCCGCGCGGCTGGACCAGTCGATGCCGGTCGGCAACGAGGGCGCGGGGGTGGTCGTCCAGGCCGGTGCATCGCCGGCCGCGCAGGCGCTGCTCGGCAAGACCGTGGCGGCAATCGGCGGCGCGATGTATTCGCAGTACCGCGCGGTCGCCGCGGCGCAGTGCCTCGAACTGCCCGCGGGCACCACGCCGGCCGAGGGCGCCTCATGCTTCGTCAACCCGCTCACCTCGCTCGGCATGGTCGAGACGATGCGCCGCGAGGGCCACGAGGCGCTGGTGCACACCGCAGCCGCCTCCAACCTGGGCCAGATGCTCAACAGGATCTGCCAGAAGGACGGCATCGCGCTGGTCAACATCGTGCGCAAGCCCGAGCAGGAGGCGCTGCTGCGCGGCCTGGGCGCGAAGTACGTCTGCAGCACCGCCTCGCCCACCTTCCTCGACGACCTGACCGATGCGCTGGCCGAGACCGGCGCCACCCTCGCCTTCGACGCCACCGGCGGCGGCAAGCTCGCGGGCCAGATCCTCGGCTGCATGGAAGCGGCGCTGAACCGCAACGCGAAGGAGTACAGCCGCTACGGCTCGACCACGCACAAGCAGGTCTACATCTACGGCGGCCTCGACCGCGGTCCGACCGAGTTCGTGCGCAACTTCGGCATGGCCTGGGGCATGGGCGGCTGGCTGCTGTTCCCCTTCCTGCAGAAGATCGGCGACGAAGGCGTGCAGCGGCTGCGCGCGCGCGTCGTGGCCGAACTCAAGACCACCTTCGCAAGCCACTACACGCGGGAGGTGTCGTTCCACGAGGCGCTGCAGCCCGATGCGATCGCGGTGTACGGCCGGCAGGCGACGGGAGAGAAGTTTCTGTTGAACCCTAACAAGGGCTGA
- the kdpE gene encoding two-component system response regulator KdpE: MPTPTAIVIEDEPQIRRFVRGALEAEGWQVHEAATLRDGLAAAGTRQPDLLVLDLGLPDGDGVSLIRDVRGWSAVPIIVLSARSDEADKIAALDAGADDYLTKPFGTGELLARVRANLRRPRATGGEEAVAEALFRFGEIELDRAARIVRRAGAEVHLTPTEYRLLSVLVANAGRVLTQRQLLREVWGPSHTGQSHYLRIYMGHLRQKLEADPAQPRHLLTETAVGYRLVV; the protein is encoded by the coding sequence ATGCCGACGCCCACCGCCATCGTGATCGAGGACGAGCCGCAGATCCGCCGCTTCGTGCGCGGCGCGCTCGAGGCCGAGGGCTGGCAGGTGCACGAGGCCGCCACGCTGCGCGACGGCCTCGCCGCGGCCGGCACGCGCCAGCCCGACCTGCTGGTGCTCGACCTCGGCCTGCCCGACGGCGACGGCGTCTCGCTGATCCGCGACGTGCGCGGTTGGTCGGCGGTGCCGATCATCGTGCTCTCCGCGCGCAGCGACGAGGCCGACAAGATCGCCGCGCTCGACGCCGGCGCCGACGACTACCTGACCAAGCCCTTCGGCACCGGCGAGCTGCTCGCGCGCGTGCGCGCCAACCTGCGCCGCCCGCGCGCCACCGGCGGCGAGGAAGCGGTGGCCGAGGCACTGTTCCGCTTCGGCGAGATCGAACTCGACCGCGCGGCCCGCATCGTGCGCCGCGCCGGCGCCGAGGTGCACCTCACGCCCACCGAATACCGCCTGCTCTCCGTGCTCGTCGCCAACGCCGGCCGCGTGCTCACGCAGCGCCAGCTGCTGCGCGAGGTCTGGGGCCCGTCGCACACCGGCCAGAGCCACTATCTGCGCATCTACATGGGCCACCTGCGCCAGAAGCTCGAAGCCGATCCCGCGCAGCCGCGGCATCTGCTGACGGAGACGGCGGTGGGGTATCGGCTGGTGGTTTGA
- a CDS encoding DUF4118 domain-containing protein produces MSDTRPDPDALLAQLRSDEARAQRGRLRIYFGASAGVGKTWAMLSAAQRERAAGRDVLIGVVETHGRSETAALLAGLQLLPLREVDHRGRRLAEFDLDAALARKPAVLLVDELAHTNAPGSRHAKRWQDVQELLAAGIEVWSALNVQHLESLNGTVGAITGVRVHETVPDNVLDEADEVVLVDVTPDELTARLAAGKVYLPQQAERAAQNFFRKGNLIALREIALRRTAEHVEDDVRGWRVEQSGAAHGGPGGLQAWNTSGAILACVGPHEGAAQTVRTAARLAGQLNVRWHAAYVETPRLQRLAADARDRVLAVLKLAEELGADTAVLTGADVAEQLAEQARRLNCATLVLGRPAPLAGWRRWWWPARSLPLARALAERAPALDILEVGQAGSSRRLARSPLGGILAADAEHDDRAARHWPGYAWAAATSVALTLVCMPLAHVLDLANIVMLFLPGVVGVAMRFGRGPSALTALLNVAAFDYFFVPPRLSLAVSDLQYVLTFIIMLGVGLLVGQLTVGLRFAAGVSTSRERRARSLFELTRELSAALESAQVVALGAASVQGHFGGHALVLATDAADQLVRPDDPPEGFDMQVADWVFRHGQPAGLATATLAAQPWHYVPLRAPMRVRGVLALAPAQPRWLLIPEQAQQLETLARQIAIALERVHYVEVAQQAVVEMESERLRNALLGAISHDVRTPLTALIALAESLQSLPPEEHAQAARAIVAQAHELHALVNNLLDMARLESGIAGGAVNLRRDWQSVEEVVGSAIRAARTALGRTVVQTALAPALPLVEFDAVLIERVLVNLLENAAKYGAPPVVVGARAEPGVLVLSVRDHGPGLPAAVAGREHRLFDKFTRGDSESATPGVGLGLAICRAVVSAHGGEIGARNAPGGGAEFTVRLPRREPPEPAEAAL; encoded by the coding sequence ATGTCCGACACGCGCCCCGACCCCGACGCCCTGCTTGCGCAACTGCGCAGCGACGAGGCGCGCGCGCAGCGCGGCAGGCTGCGCATCTACTTCGGTGCCAGCGCCGGCGTGGGCAAGACCTGGGCGATGCTGAGCGCGGCGCAGCGCGAGCGTGCCGCAGGGCGCGACGTGCTGATCGGCGTGGTCGAGACCCACGGCCGCAGCGAGACCGCCGCGCTGCTCGCGGGCCTGCAGCTGCTGCCGCTGCGCGAGGTCGACCACCGCGGCCGCCGGCTCGCCGAGTTCGACCTCGACGCCGCGCTGGCGCGCAAGCCCGCGGTGCTGCTGGTCGACGAGCTGGCCCACACCAACGCGCCCGGCTCGCGCCACGCCAAGCGCTGGCAGGACGTGCAGGAGCTGCTGGCCGCGGGCATCGAGGTCTGGTCCGCGCTCAACGTGCAGCACCTCGAAAGCCTCAACGGCACCGTGGGCGCGATCACCGGCGTGCGGGTGCACGAGACCGTGCCCGACAACGTGCTCGACGAGGCCGACGAGGTGGTGCTGGTCGACGTCACGCCCGACGAGCTCACGGCGCGGCTCGCGGCCGGCAAGGTCTACCTGCCGCAGCAGGCGGAGCGCGCGGCGCAGAACTTCTTCCGCAAGGGCAACCTGATCGCGTTGCGCGAGATCGCACTGCGCCGCACCGCGGAACATGTGGAGGACGACGTGCGCGGCTGGCGCGTCGAGCAGTCGGGCGCGGCCCACGGCGGCCCGGGCGGGCTGCAGGCCTGGAACACCTCGGGCGCGATCCTCGCGTGCGTGGGGCCGCACGAAGGCGCGGCGCAGACGGTGCGCACGGCGGCGCGGCTCGCGGGCCAGCTCAACGTGCGCTGGCATGCGGCCTACGTCGAGACGCCGCGGCTGCAGCGGCTCGCGGCCGATGCGCGCGACCGGGTGCTCGCGGTGCTCAAGCTGGCCGAGGAACTGGGCGCCGACACCGCCGTGCTCACGGGCGCGGACGTGGCCGAGCAGCTCGCCGAGCAGGCGCGCCGGCTCAACTGCGCCACGCTGGTGCTCGGCCGGCCCGCGCCGCTCGCCGGCTGGCGCCGCTGGTGGTGGCCCGCGCGATCGCTGCCGCTCGCCCGCGCGCTGGCCGAGCGCGCGCCCGCGCTCGACATCCTCGAAGTGGGACAGGCCGGCAGTTCGCGCCGCCTTGCGCGGTCGCCGCTCGGCGGCATCCTCGCGGCCGACGCCGAGCACGACGACCGGGCCGCGCGCCACTGGCCCGGCTATGCCTGGGCCGCGGCCACGAGCGTGGCGCTCACGCTGGTGTGCATGCCGCTCGCGCATGTGCTGGATCTCGCCAACATCGTGATGCTGTTCCTGCCCGGCGTGGTCGGCGTGGCGATGCGCTTCGGCCGCGGGCCCTCGGCACTGACCGCGCTGCTCAACGTGGCCGCGTTCGACTACTTCTTCGTGCCGCCGCGGCTGTCGCTCGCGGTGAGCGACCTGCAGTACGTGCTGACCTTCATCATCATGCTCGGCGTCGGCCTGCTCGTGGGCCAGCTCACCGTGGGGCTGCGCTTCGCGGCGGGCGTCTCGACCAGCCGCGAGCGGCGCGCGCGCTCGCTGTTCGAACTCACGCGCGAGCTGTCGGCCGCGCTCGAGAGCGCGCAGGTCGTGGCGCTCGGCGCCGCGTCGGTGCAGGGCCACTTCGGCGGCCATGCGCTGGTGCTCGCCACCGATGCCGCCGACCAGCTGGTGCGCCCGGACGATCCGCCCGAGGGCTTCGACATGCAGGTGGCCGACTGGGTCTTCCGCCACGGCCAGCCCGCCGGGCTGGCCACCGCCACGCTCGCGGCGCAGCCCTGGCACTACGTGCCGCTGCGCGCGCCGATGCGCGTGCGCGGCGTGCTGGCGCTCGCGCCCGCGCAGCCGCGCTGGCTGCTGATCCCGGAGCAGGCGCAGCAGCTCGAGACGCTCGCGCGGCAGATCGCGATCGCGCTCGAGCGCGTGCACTACGTCGAGGTCGCGCAGCAGGCCGTGGTCGAGATGGAATCGGAGCGGCTGCGCAATGCGCTGCTCGGCGCCATCTCGCACGACGTGCGCACGCCGCTCACCGCGCTGATCGCGCTGGCCGAGTCGCTGCAGTCCCTGCCGCCGGAGGAACACGCCCAGGCGGCGCGCGCCATCGTCGCGCAGGCGCACGAGCTGCACGCGCTGGTCAACAACCTGCTCGACATGGCGCGGCTCGAAAGCGGCATCGCCGGCGGCGCGGTGAACCTGCGGCGCGACTGGCAGTCGGTGGAGGAGGTGGTGGGCTCGGCCATCCGCGCGGCGCGCACCGCGCTCGGCCGCACGGTGGTGCAGACCGCGCTCGCGCCGGCGCTGCCGCTGGTCGAGTTCGATGCGGTGCTGATCGAGCGCGTGCTCGTCAACCTGCTCGAGAACGCCGCCAAGTACGGCGCGCCGCCCGTCGTCGTCGGCGCGCGCGCCGAGCCCGGCGTGCTGGTGCTGAGCGTGCGCGACCATGGCCCGGGCCTGCCGGCCGCGGTGGCGGGCCGCGAGCACCGCCTGTTCGACAAGTTCACGCGCGGCGACAGCGAGTCGGCCACGCCCGGCGTCGGGCTCGGCCTCGCGATCTGCCGCGCGGTGGTGAGCGCGCACGGCGGCGAGATCGGCGCGCGCAACGCCCCGGGCGGCGGTGCAGAATTCACCGTCCGGCTGCCGCGCCGCGAACCGCCCGAGCCCGCCGAGGCCGCCCTCTGA